The nucleotide window TTCGCCTTATGAGTCTTTAGACTGTCATCAGATACTGcaaaaaacaatcaaacaacatgtCTTAACACACACACACGAACATGTCTTTACAGATTTCCGACAAGGAAACTAAACTCACTCATATGAGAGGGATTATTCCATTGTATATGCTCGACTTCAATAtcgttgtcttcttcttcattcccTGTAGGAGCTTCAATGACACTAAGTGCATTCCGCTGCAACTTCACTTCGATTCCATTTGTCAAAACCTATAAAATGAAAAGCATGAGGAATGGGATTAAAATCAGTCAAACAAGTCAAAAGCTTGAGACTTTTTTTGAGAAATGGGAGACAAGAAAGAACTGGTGGGATTTTGATAATCtatattagtaaaataataagaGCATTGGTTATGAAGAAAACATCTTAAAGATATACTACTAAAACCGGAGAAACGGTGAAGTGAGTAATGATCAAAGAAAGgagtttataattatttaaaaaaaaaactaattaagcAGCCTAATGAAATctgtaaattaatattaaattaattacaaGTAAAACAAATCTAAAAGCCAGCTTGAACCCACAAACAGATGAAAAAAGGATAAGGATTCACACGAAATTTTAGATGAGAACAATGGGAAAAAGAgagttaaaacaaatataaaaaagtgCAGATGGTTGTTACGATGCGATTTTAGAATAAAGTTTGTATTTTTATGGACAAATCAATCTCATCGGTTCGGTCTTTTCGCTTTTTCTTTTTTAGCTGAGAGTTGATCCGTTTTTGAATCAGCAACATCATCAAAACTACCATTAATTTAGTAGCATTATCGAGCATAAAGCTCGAAGCTTGATTCCAAATCGAACTGAAAGATGTAATAAGACAAAACACAGTTTTACTACAAAAGAAGGTGATTGATTGTTTCTTTACCAGCCAATGCCAACCACCGAGTCCGACGGCTTTCTTAACGACTCCTTGAAGACCGACGAGAACTGATTTCGTACGGTTGTTCCCGGTGACGACCACTTTCGTATGACGTGGAAGCACCGTTAGCTCCTCCTCGCTGCTGCAATCTCCGAAGCAGCTCTGTAGCTGAGACAATCCTCCATTGGAGTTATCAG belongs to Brassica rapa cultivar Chiifu-401-42 chromosome A07, CAAS_Brap_v3.01, whole genome shotgun sequence and includes:
- the LOC103831967 gene encoding uncharacterized protein LOC103831967, translated to MLEADADNSNGGLSQLQSCFGDCSSEEELTVLPRHTKVVVTGNNRTKSVLVGLQGVVKKAVGLGGWHWLVLTNGIEVKLQRNALSVIEAPTGNEEEDNDIEVEHIQWNNPSHMISDDSLKTHKAKQRGYRSARLSQKTMCRALSCDSHSKSQSITPRANMKVDLSKLDMPALQRYIQHFNLVDALPNPSKEQLLDIVQRHFMSQEMDELQVIVGFVQAAKGMKKACRWKSKEHQKHSS